One region of Natronorubrum aibiense genomic DNA includes:
- the gpmI gene encoding 2,3-bisphosphoglycerate-independent phosphoglycerate mutase encodes MDAALIILDGWGLGDGTSRDAVDAAETPTFDALSRAGADGSLEVAGRRVGLPEGQMGNSEVGHLNIGAGRVVYQEYTRISDSIADGSFRENDAINTAFDHARENDGRVHFLGLVSDGGVHSDHEHLHALIELAADRDVEAVTHAFTDGRDTSPTGGREYLATLEDVVDEHGTGDVATVTGRYYAMDRDQNWERTKRAYDAIVDRDAEWTASSAVDAVEDSYDRGETDEFVEPTLVADQTALEDGDSVVWFNFRSDRARQLTRLLADIRSEDWADAFELSPPETEVVMMTQYDKTFDLPIAYPPNQPEQVLGEVLADAGKTQLRIAESEKYAHVTYFLNGGREVEFDGEIRKIVESPDVPTYDLQPEMSAPEVTETAVETIQTDDPDVLVLNYANPDMVGHTGDYEAAIEAVEAVDTQLSRLVDALEAAGAHVLITADHGNADDMGTEDDPHTAHTYNEVPLVYLAPDGTDGGHTVREGGTLADIAPTMLEYLGVDQPPEMTGESLLE; translated from the coding sequence ATGGATGCTGCGCTGATTATCCTCGACGGGTGGGGACTCGGCGACGGAACGAGCAGAGACGCCGTCGACGCGGCCGAGACACCGACGTTCGACGCGCTGTCGCGAGCGGGCGCGGACGGCTCGCTCGAGGTTGCCGGCCGACGCGTCGGCCTCCCCGAGGGCCAGATGGGCAACAGCGAGGTCGGACACCTGAACATCGGGGCCGGACGGGTGGTCTACCAGGAGTACACGCGGATCTCGGATTCGATCGCCGACGGCTCCTTCCGCGAGAACGACGCGATCAATACGGCGTTCGACCACGCGCGCGAAAACGACGGCCGGGTCCACTTCCTCGGTCTCGTCAGCGACGGCGGGGTCCACTCGGATCACGAGCACCTCCACGCGCTGATCGAACTCGCGGCCGACCGCGACGTCGAGGCCGTCACCCACGCATTTACCGACGGGCGGGATACCTCGCCAACCGGCGGGCGGGAGTACCTCGCCACGCTCGAGGACGTCGTCGACGAACACGGCACCGGCGACGTGGCGACCGTCACGGGCCGGTACTACGCGATGGACCGCGACCAGAACTGGGAGCGGACCAAGCGAGCCTACGACGCCATCGTGGACCGCGACGCCGAGTGGACGGCCAGTTCGGCCGTCGACGCCGTCGAGGATTCATACGACCGGGGCGAGACCGACGAGTTCGTCGAACCGACCCTCGTTGCGGACCAAACCGCACTCGAGGACGGCGACTCGGTCGTCTGGTTCAACTTCCGCTCCGATCGGGCTCGACAGCTCACGCGGCTGCTCGCCGACATCCGCTCGGAGGACTGGGCCGACGCGTTCGAACTCAGCCCGCCCGAGACGGAGGTCGTGATGATGACCCAGTACGACAAGACGTTCGACCTCCCGATTGCGTACCCGCCGAACCAGCCCGAACAGGTGCTCGGCGAGGTGCTCGCCGACGCGGGCAAGACACAGCTTCGGATCGCCGAATCCGAGAAGTACGCCCACGTCACCTACTTCTTAAACGGCGGCCGCGAGGTCGAGTTCGATGGCGAGATCCGCAAGATCGTCGAGAGTCCCGACGTGCCGACCTACGATCTCCAACCCGAGATGAGCGCACCCGAGGTGACGGAGACAGCGGTTGAAACGATCCAGACCGACGATCCAGACGTTCTCGTACTCAACTACGCCAACCCCGACATGGTCGGCCACACCGGCGACTACGAGGCCGCGATCGAAGCCGTCGAAGCCGTCGACACGCAACTCAGCCGACTCGTCGACGCGCTCGAGGCCGCCGGCGCACACGTCCTGATCACTGCGGATCACGGCAACGCCGACGACATGGGAACCGAAGACGACCCCCACACGGCTCACACGTACAACGAGGTGCCGCTCGTCTATCTCGCCCCCGACGGCACCGACGGTGGTCACACCGTCCGCGAGGGCGGCACGCTCGCGGACATCGCGCCGACGATGCTCGAGTATCTCGGAGTCGACCAGCCACCCGAGATGACTGGCGAGTCACTGCTCGAGTGA
- a CDS encoding Lrp/AsnC ligand binding domain-containing protein has product MVHAFIMVKTAAGKSEGLLDAIRDLEPVTDAHIVAGNYDIIAEIDAAEVYDILKAVSSHMQALDGVSETKTYIAMD; this is encoded by the coding sequence ATGGTTCACGCGTTTATTATGGTCAAAACGGCCGCCGGAAAATCCGAGGGGCTGCTCGACGCGATCAGGGATCTCGAGCCGGTCACCGACGCCCACATCGTCGCCGGCAACTACGACATCATCGCCGAAATCGACGCGGCCGAAGTCTACGATATCCTCAAAGCCGTCTCCTCACACATGCAAGCGCTCGACGGTGTCAGTGAGACGAAAACGTACATCGCGATGGATTGA
- a CDS encoding thiol-disulfide oxidoreductase DCC family protein, which yields MTADVPDDAPIVLFDGVCNLCHGFVQFIIPRDPEGQFHFASLQSGVGQQLLAEHGLETESLESVVLLEGEDSYVKSAAVIRIAQRLGGVYRLLGPVRFLPRRLRDGVYDLVADHRYRVFGTKDQCLLPTGDVRDRFLE from the coding sequence ATGACAGCGGACGTGCCGGACGACGCCCCGATCGTCCTCTTCGACGGCGTCTGCAACCTCTGTCACGGGTTCGTACAGTTCATCATTCCACGCGATCCCGAGGGGCAGTTCCACTTCGCGTCGCTGCAGTCCGGCGTCGGCCAGCAGTTGCTGGCCGAGCACGGCCTCGAGACCGAGTCCCTCGAGTCGGTCGTATTGCTCGAGGGCGAGGACAGCTACGTGAAATCGGCCGCCGTGATCCGAATCGCACAGCGACTGGGTGGCGTGTATCGCCTCCTCGGCCCGGTTCGATTCCTCCCGCGCCGACTTCGCGACGGGGTGTACGACCTCGTTGCCGACCACCGCTATCGGGTGTTCGGCACAAAAGACCAGTGTCTGCTTCCGACTGGAGACGTTCGAGATCGGTTCCTCGAGTGA
- a CDS encoding ATP-binding protein: MTDLGDFGDFNAESDAGSDATADDAADSGELSAAASSADDPTSPDDGTTASFERTAVDPRGEDVGIGTLCVSQGLRIAEDEEDTTLRAYVTQGNRSSIRIGSYLLAPYPDGETLFCRITGLEYAQQYHADDATEIHARRAMRTDEVDEADYKFVASLEPVAVLYDDDGELKRRMTDRVPKPQTVIRTADDIEAIKTGLKMPEDGVFLGHLSVGGEKVRTAASPPTIDYRLKDDYASGDPLVFRHTLIAGGTGSGKTHGAKNILRQYLADERTYPMADGREVGTAVVQFDPQDEYAQMHDDNPALDSEFARRLEREGIAYGGHEDTTAFIPKVGSATYSAGHHRAKQVEFTIPFAMVHENPWLVAGSGLNDNQYGALVSVLLPRFRDQYGRDGTYEEFTTFLDDPALREELDESGRVHEATFDAVRRRVLGFGHVFDQDARPITELVHDFVRPGGLTVVPTYHINDTRATEAVVLAVSSLLIDQKLSNDPTYDRIKETPLVLGMDEAHNFLTDADSVQAGKVIRKFTEAAKQGRKERLGLFLITQDPQDIHDAVFKQINTTVVLNLGDEDAIKSVNIPSNLESKVPYMEKGQMVVYSPDNSEPVELIGLPKCLTRHGRD; encoded by the coding sequence ATGACCGATCTGGGTGACTTCGGCGATTTCAACGCCGAGTCAGACGCGGGTTCCGACGCAACAGCCGACGACGCTGCTGATAGTGGCGAACTATCGGCAGCTGCCTCGAGTGCCGACGACCCGACAAGTCCGGACGACGGAACGACTGCGTCGTTCGAACGCACTGCCGTCGACCCACGCGGCGAAGACGTCGGCATCGGGACGCTCTGTGTCTCCCAGGGATTGCGCATCGCCGAGGACGAAGAGGACACCACGCTGCGGGCGTACGTCACGCAGGGCAACCGCTCGTCGATTCGCATCGGCAGCTACCTGCTCGCGCCCTATCCCGACGGGGAAACGCTGTTCTGTCGGATCACCGGACTCGAGTACGCCCAGCAGTACCACGCCGACGACGCGACGGAGATCCACGCCCGCCGGGCGATGCGAACCGACGAGGTCGACGAAGCCGACTACAAGTTCGTCGCGAGCCTCGAGCCGGTCGCGGTCCTCTACGACGATGACGGTGAGTTGAAACGGCGAATGACCGACCGCGTCCCGAAACCCCAGACGGTGATCCGGACGGCCGACGACATCGAAGCGATCAAAACCGGGCTGAAGATGCCCGAGGACGGTGTCTTCCTCGGCCACCTCTCCGTCGGCGGGGAAAAAGTTCGGACGGCGGCGTCGCCGCCGACGATCGATTACCGGCTGAAAGACGACTACGCGTCTGGCGACCCACTCGTCTTCCGCCATACGCTGATCGCGGGCGGCACTGGCTCCGGAAAAACTCACGGCGCAAAGAACATCCTTCGGCAGTATCTCGCCGACGAGCGCACGTACCCGATGGCCGACGGCCGCGAGGTCGGCACCGCCGTCGTCCAGTTCGACCCACAGGACGAGTACGCCCAGATGCACGACGACAACCCCGCCCTCGATAGCGAGTTCGCCCGCCGACTCGAGCGCGAGGGCATCGCCTACGGCGGGCACGAGGATACGACGGCGTTCATCCCGAAAGTCGGGTCGGCCACCTATTCGGCGGGCCATCACCGCGCGAAACAGGTCGAGTTCACGATTCCGTTCGCGATGGTCCACGAGAACCCGTGGCTGGTCGCGGGCAGCGGGCTGAACGACAACCAGTACGGCGCGCTCGTGAGCGTCCTGTTGCCGCGGTTTCGCGACCAGTACGGCCGCGACGGGACCTACGAGGAGTTTACGACGTTCCTCGACGACCCCGCGCTGCGCGAGGAACTCGACGAATCGGGCCGAGTTCACGAGGCGACGTTCGACGCCGTCCGCCGGCGCGTGCTCGGCTTCGGCCACGTCTTCGATCAAGACGCCCGGCCGATTACGGAACTGGTCCACGACTTCGTCCGTCCCGGCGGGCTGACGGTCGTCCCAACGTACCACATCAACGATACGCGAGCGACCGAGGCGGTCGTCCTCGCGGTCTCGTCACTGCTGATCGACCAGAAACTCTCGAACGATCCGACCTACGACCGAATCAAGGAGACGCCACTCGTGTTGGGGATGGACGAGGCCCACAACTTCCTGACCGACGCCGACAGCGTGCAGGCGGGCAAGGTCATCCGGAAGTTCACCGAGGCAGCCAAACAGGGCCGGAAAGAGCGGCTGGGACTGTTCCTCATCACGCAGGATCCACAGGACATCCACGACGCCGTCTTCAAGCAGATCAACACCACAGTCGTTCTGAACTTAGGCGACGAGGACGCCATCAAGAGCGTCAACATCCCCAGCAACTTAGAGTCGAAGGTGCCCTACATGGAGAAAGGCCAGATGGTCGTCTACTCGCCAGACAACTCCGAACCCGTCGAGTTGATCGGCCTCCCGAAGTGTCTCACCCGTCACGGCCGCGACTGA
- a CDS encoding DUF5813 family protein — MTDLPAAVARELEAHDAFASANDTADYALTTTVFDATVTAVEAEGKRDGRFRVTVTLPTLDAAVAGETVASVVEDGWFETLERRLEDTYTVAQTSTHEAPIVERESDDVTVTLEYVAWNATEGVADAKALIEYVEGTYAQGLIPGYEYRGRAATLLENAQSRGQQAADGDRGGMPM; from the coding sequence ATGACCGATCTTCCTGCCGCCGTTGCCCGCGAACTCGAGGCACACGACGCGTTCGCCTCGGCGAACGACACCGCTGACTACGCCTTGACGACGACCGTCTTTGATGCGACCGTCACCGCAGTCGAGGCGGAGGGCAAACGAGACGGCCGCTTTCGGGTGACGGTCACGCTGCCGACGCTCGACGCTGCCGTCGCCGGGGAAACCGTCGCTTCCGTCGTCGAAGACGGCTGGTTCGAAACCCTCGAGCGCCGCCTCGAGGACACCTACACCGTCGCACAGACGAGCACACACGAGGCGCCGATCGTCGAGCGCGAATCGGACGACGTCACGGTCACGCTCGAATACGTCGCCTGGAACGCGACCGAAGGCGTCGCGGATGCCAAAGCACTCATCGAGTACGTCGAAGGCACGTACGCACAGGGACTCATCCCCGGCTACGAGTACCGCGGCCGGGCCGCGACGCTGCTCGAAAACGCCCAGAGTCGTGGCCAACAAGCTGCAGACGGCGATCGCGGCGGGATGCCGATGTAG
- a CDS encoding DUF7113 family protein, translating to MILVRGRAGGTELTGTLYERGERAPSFRGAPDEDAAYVWVCDEFYEVDSGGSTQLVDGREVHLAFESPMPRGFDTREQALEGAKEHVRTQFARIGVDPADVALEVEKEAEP from the coding sequence ATGATACTGGTACGCGGTCGTGCCGGCGGCACTGAACTCACTGGCACGCTGTACGAACGGGGCGAGCGAGCGCCCTCGTTCCGCGGCGCGCCCGACGAAGATGCCGCGTACGTGTGGGTCTGTGACGAGTTTTACGAGGTCGACAGCGGCGGCTCGACGCAACTCGTCGACGGCCGCGAGGTCCACCTCGCGTTCGAGTCGCCGATGCCACGCGGCTTCGACACCCGAGAACAGGCTCTCGAGGGGGCCAAAGAACACGTCCGAACGCAGTTCGCCCGGATCGGCGTCGATCCGGCGGACGTCGCCCTCGAAGTCGAAAAGGAGGCCGAGCCCTAG
- a CDS encoding O-acetylhomoserine aminocarboxypropyltransferase/cysteine synthase family protein, whose protein sequence is MSDDSDSDAHRFATNSVHAGQEPDPTTGARAPPIYQTTSYVFDDTDHAAALFGLEEFGNIYSRIMNPTNAMLEDRIASLEGGVGALATSSGMAAFDLATFILAEVGDNIVSSSALYGGTYTYLTHTVAKRGIETKFVDTLDYDAYEEAIDDDTAFVHLETIGNPALVTPDIERIADIAHDHDVPLFVDNTFATPYLCRPLEHGADLVWNSTTKWLTGSGSTVGGILVDGGSFPWPEGDYPEITEPNPAYHGVNFYETFGDAAFSIVARTRGLRDLGNQQSPFDAWVTLQKLESLPLRMEKHCENAMAVAEFLEDHDAVDWVNYPGLESHETHEEASKYLEGGYGGMITFGLEGGYDAAETVCNEVDLTSMLANVGDAKSLIIHPASTTHQQLTEEEKLASGVTDDLVRLSVGIEDVDDVIADLEQAIDAAK, encoded by the coding sequence ATGAGCGACGATTCCGATTCGGATGCCCACCGATTTGCCACGAATAGTGTTCATGCCGGTCAAGAACCCGACCCGACGACGGGTGCCCGCGCACCACCGATCTATCAGACAACGTCCTACGTCTTCGACGATACGGACCACGCTGCCGCGCTGTTCGGACTCGAGGAGTTCGGCAACATCTACTCGCGGATCATGAACCCGACGAACGCGATGTTAGAAGACCGCATCGCGTCGCTCGAGGGCGGCGTCGGCGCGCTGGCCACGTCGTCAGGAATGGCCGCGTTCGACCTCGCGACGTTCATCCTCGCGGAGGTCGGCGACAACATCGTCTCCTCGTCGGCGCTGTACGGCGGGACCTACACGTATCTCACCCACACGGTCGCAAAGCGCGGCATCGAGACGAAGTTCGTCGACACGCTGGATTACGACGCCTACGAGGAGGCGATCGACGACGACACCGCCTTCGTCCACTTAGAGACGATCGGCAACCCCGCGCTCGTCACGCCGGACATCGAACGCATCGCCGACATCGCCCACGACCACGACGTCCCGCTCTTCGTCGACAACACCTTCGCGACGCCGTATCTCTGCCGGCCGCTCGAGCACGGCGCGGACCTCGTCTGGAACTCGACGACGAAGTGGCTCACCGGTTCGGGGTCGACGGTCGGCGGCATCCTCGTCGACGGCGGCTCGTTCCCGTGGCCCGAGGGCGACTACCCCGAAATCACCGAACCCAACCCCGCCTACCACGGCGTCAACTTCTACGAGACGTTCGGCGACGCGGCGTTCTCGATCGTCGCCCGCACTCGCGGGCTGCGCGACCTGGGCAACCAGCAGTCGCCGTTCGACGCCTGGGTCACCCTGCAGAAACTCGAGTCACTGCCGCTGCGGATGGAGAAACACTGCGAGAACGCGATGGCCGTCGCCGAGTTCCTCGAGGACCACGACGCCGTCGACTGGGTCAACTACCCCGGTCTCGAGAGCCACGAAACCCACGAGGAAGCGAGCAAATACCTCGAGGGCGGCTACGGCGGCATGATCACGTTCGGCCTCGAGGGCGGCTACGACGCCGCCGAGACGGTCTGTAACGAGGTCGACCTGACGAGCATGCTCGCGAACGTCGGCGACGCGAAGTCGCTAATCATCCACCCCGCGAGCACGACCCACCAGCAACTCACTGAGGAGGAGAAACTCGCAAGCGGCGTCACCGACGACCTCGTGCGTCTTTCGGTCGGCATCGAAGACGTCGACGACGTGATCGCCGATCTCGAGCAGGCGATCGACGCGGCGAAATAA
- a CDS encoding alkaline phosphatase PhoX yields MVDLTRRNLMEASVAAALGASVAGVASADQPEDPDTPLAPHVKGELKRFSSTALGAEVTGPFVFEDGSLLYSLQHPSRDNPAPYDEAGIGYFSGFQFEFDGTNDDFDELSTPQTNAEQGIVRGADSDYTFLAQAHEEINGGTEELGVVQTPDGQNITTEAFAGTQYGDAAYNPDCNEFVATNEDGTEGYLFTNWENSPGNVSRIPISRTSDGEWEADLENAINLANTEPMRDLGGTRINCYGDLSPWNTMLSSEENYAHPRVSLAATVGDIVDAGTGKGRRGAHEFWNRPNPSAVQSAVDDYYGSDAWSVQGYWSLTGIEFLAYYLGADPVNQGDDDNTLEPIGDIYPNPYRYGYHIDFREPTADPPQPVKYYVMGRAAWEAPDVQSDRKTVYGCSDGDSKGIYKFVADEPIDDYDDPMDVAGTLYAPKVTNEEAARELPPAAVDLEIEWLELGHASNREIESWIADYDDITQVDYLETHAETDWETDLETALEEADREVVENGNQDYITDEEIVRWADQYEADGPDGVDPELRRVPFLETRAAAKEIGASIEFNKAEGVDSVEGAGPGDYVYFAISELNDDMSTEEGYEGVGDIQLERVDGGVVYRAELESDFNVSTLEPVIVGPDASDPADVADDALINVDNVYVMDDGRVLCCEDADQFGRSYSNDCLYVYEPPENGIPGRRPGDDDHPGRRNQGANTPGRGHDDDHPGRGQCADERGN; encoded by the coding sequence ATGGTCGATTTAACTCGACGTAACCTGATGGAAGCCTCGGTCGCTGCGGCGCTGGGTGCAAGCGTTGCTGGTGTCGCGAGTGCGGACCAACCGGAGGACCCGGATACGCCCCTCGCACCGCACGTGAAAGGGGAGTTGAAGCGGTTCTCGTCGACCGCACTCGGCGCGGAGGTCACCGGTCCGTTCGTGTTCGAGGATGGCTCGTTGCTGTACAGTCTCCAGCACCCGAGTCGGGACAACCCCGCCCCGTACGACGAAGCCGGGATCGGCTACTTCAGCGGGTTCCAGTTCGAGTTCGACGGTACTAACGACGACTTCGACGAGCTGTCGACACCGCAGACGAACGCGGAGCAGGGAATCGTCCGCGGTGCCGACAGCGACTACACGTTCCTCGCACAAGCACACGAGGAGATCAACGGCGGCACCGAGGAACTCGGCGTCGTCCAGACACCCGACGGCCAGAACATCACGACGGAGGCGTTCGCGGGCACCCAGTATGGCGACGCCGCGTACAACCCCGACTGTAACGAGTTCGTCGCCACAAACGAGGACGGCACAGAGGGCTACCTCTTTACGAACTGGGAGAACAGCCCCGGGAACGTCTCTCGAATCCCGATCAGTCGGACCAGCGATGGCGAGTGGGAAGCCGACCTCGAGAACGCCATCAATCTCGCCAACACCGAGCCGATGCGCGACCTCGGCGGGACGCGAATCAACTGCTACGGAGATCTGAGCCCGTGGAACACGATGCTCTCCTCCGAGGAGAACTACGCCCACCCGCGCGTCTCGCTGGCCGCGACGGTCGGCGATATCGTGGACGCGGGAACCGGAAAGGGACGCCGCGGAGCCCACGAGTTCTGGAACCGACCGAACCCCTCGGCGGTCCAGAGCGCCGTCGACGACTACTACGGCAGCGACGCCTGGAGCGTACAGGGGTACTGGTCGCTGACGGGTATCGAGTTCCTCGCCTACTACCTCGGTGCCGACCCCGTCAATCAGGGCGACGACGACAACACGCTCGAGCCGATCGGCGACATCTATCCGAACCCCTACCGGTATGGTTATCACATCGACTTCCGCGAGCCGACGGCCGACCCGCCACAACCCGTCAAGTACTACGTGATGGGCCGGGCCGCCTGGGAAGCTCCGGACGTACAGTCCGATCGAAAGACGGTCTACGGCTGCTCGGACGGCGACAGCAAAGGGATCTACAAGTTCGTCGCCGACGAGCCGATCGACGACTACGACGATCCGATGGACGTCGCTGGCACCCTCTACGCGCCGAAAGTGACCAACGAGGAAGCCGCTCGCGAACTCCCACCAGCTGCGGTCGACCTCGAGATCGAGTGGCTGGAACTCGGCCACGCCAGTAACCGCGAGATCGAGTCGTGGATCGCCGACTACGACGACATCACGCAGGTCGACTACCTCGAGACCCACGCCGAAACTGACTGGGAAACGGACCTCGAAACCGCTCTCGAGGAAGCCGACAGGGAAGTCGTCGAAAACGGGAATCAGGACTACATCACCGACGAGGAGATCGTTCGCTGGGCCGACCAGTACGAGGCCGACGGTCCCGACGGCGTCGATCCGGAGCTCCGTCGCGTGCCGTTCCTCGAAACGCGCGCCGCCGCCAAAGAGATCGGTGCGAGCATTGAGTTCAACAAGGCCGAAGGCGTCGACAGCGTCGAAGGGGCCGGCCCAGGAGATTACGTCTACTTTGCTATCTCCGAGCTCAACGACGACATGTCCACCGAAGAGGGCTACGAGGGCGTCGGTGACATCCAACTCGAGCGAGTCGACGGCGGCGTCGTCTACCGGGCGGAACTCGAGTCGGATTTCAACGTCTCGACGCTCGAGCCGGTCATCGTCGGGCCGGACGCGAGCGATCCGGCGGACGTCGCAGATGACGCGCTCATCAACGTCGACAACGTCTACGTAATGGACGACGGCCGGGTTCTCTGCTGTGAGGACGCCGACCAGTTCGGCCGCTCCTACAGCAACGACTGTCTCTACGTGTACGAGCCCCCGGAGAACGGCATCCCCGGTCGTCGTCCCGGCGACGACGACCACCCCGGACGCAGAAACCAAGGGGCTAACACTCCGGGACGTGGTCACGACGACGACCATCCTGGACGCGGTCAGTGTGCAGACGAGCGAGGCAACTGA
- a CDS encoding DUF7344 domain-containing protein, which translates to MSPDAHASGDSEPASLEDIPAEWYDAFRHPRRVRLLAVLGASRTRLSLTELTTAIVENEPLECSTHRARDDVRLSLRHNHLPRLADYDIVEWDDENGVELVDELPIAPTTLTSLLEVCERENCKQLLDALVHPVRFRVCTMVADHDRPLDLERLASELAARDTDAFSDPEHGALLLSHTHLPMLADAGVLEFDHEAGVVAGREQAIPLVQ; encoded by the coding sequence ATGAGTCCGGACGCTCACGCCAGCGGTGACAGCGAGCCAGCGTCGCTCGAGGATATTCCGGCGGAGTGGTACGACGCGTTCCGTCATCCACGACGGGTTCGTCTCCTCGCCGTTCTCGGTGCCAGTCGAACACGACTGTCGCTGACGGAACTGACGACGGCCATCGTCGAGAACGAACCGCTCGAGTGTTCGACACACCGGGCACGGGACGATGTCCGGCTCAGCCTCCGGCACAACCATCTGCCGCGGCTGGCCGACTACGACATCGTCGAGTGGGACGACGAGAACGGCGTCGAACTCGTCGACGAGTTGCCGATCGCGCCCACGACGCTTACGTCGCTGCTCGAGGTGTGCGAGCGCGAGAACTGCAAGCAACTGCTCGATGCGCTCGTTCACCCGGTTCGATTCCGCGTCTGCACGATGGTTGCCGATCACGACCGGCCACTGGACCTCGAGCGACTCGCATCGGAACTGGCCGCTCGCGATACCGACGCGTTCTCCGACCCCGAGCACGGTGCGCTGTTGTTGTCTCACACGCACCTCCCCATGCTCGCGGACGCTGGCGTGCTCGAGTTCGACCACGAGGCCGGCGTGGTCGCGGGACGGGAGCAGGCGATTCCGCTCGTCCAGTAG
- a CDS encoding DNA double-strand break repair nuclease NurA, whose product MTLDPVHFDGIARLARRIDHGADERDRRAFAETVWDSFLNPLVDHNGRTILEPVDDQRRRLVDCEDVALHERPFPTEHGLDAGTINPTTFKNGLVIDIAQAAMSATPSDLDLHRSRTTVMTVHSNDETMTVDETWGTFDEGYSRSRAVKIPPLPRFAEGVVHALALYLAESKHACDHAADVEDLLVLDGPLYPRGLLRWADQHPDLADFLLEDPRPTTVLENYVRLVERFVDRGVPLVGFVKNPATRVITRTLKNKRDVDVASPWSDDSALFTRLLERGEYVPDVDGDRWERETSALTYTNWFRSRGGVDRPLSVDGDALGVEREHSLEEYEVTFFVVYDPRDDLVYRIEAPYAFTRDPETRERLTIQLLQDVAIAHGPPTIVEKADELARISRSEKRSLRETLETQFDTSQDRTYDDHRWADEPY is encoded by the coding sequence ATGACTCTCGATCCGGTCCATTTCGATGGCATCGCGCGACTCGCCAGACGGATCGACCACGGAGCCGACGAGCGCGACCGCCGTGCGTTCGCCGAGACGGTCTGGGACTCGTTTCTGAACCCACTCGTCGACCACAACGGTCGGACGATCCTCGAGCCGGTCGACGACCAGCGCCGCCGACTCGTCGACTGCGAGGACGTCGCCCTCCACGAGCGGCCGTTTCCAACAGAACACGGCCTCGACGCGGGGACGATCAACCCGACGACGTTCAAGAACGGCCTCGTCATCGACATCGCACAGGCCGCCATGAGCGCGACGCCGAGCGACCTCGACCTCCACCGATCGCGAACCACCGTGATGACCGTCCACTCGAACGACGAGACGATGACGGTCGACGAGACGTGGGGGACGTTCGACGAAGGCTACAGCCGGAGTCGAGCCGTGAAAATCCCGCCGTTACCACGCTTCGCCGAAGGCGTCGTCCACGCGCTGGCGCTCTATCTCGCCGAGAGCAAACACGCCTGCGACCACGCCGCCGACGTCGAGGACCTGCTCGTCCTGGATGGCCCGCTGTATCCGCGCGGCCTGCTCCGGTGGGCCGATCAACACCCCGATCTGGCGGACTTTCTGCTCGAGGACCCGCGGCCGACGACGGTCCTCGAGAACTACGTTCGACTGGTCGAGCGCTTCGTCGACCGGGGCGTGCCGCTCGTCGGCTTCGTCAAGAACCCGGCAACCCGCGTCATTACACGGACGCTGAAGAACAAACGCGACGTCGACGTCGCCAGCCCGTGGAGTGACGACTCGGCGCTGTTTACCCGCTTACTCGAGCGCGGCGAGTACGTCCCCGACGTCGACGGCGACCGCTGGGAGCGAGAGACGTCGGCACTGACGTACACCAACTGGTTTCGCTCCCGCGGCGGCGTCGACCGGCCGCTGTCGGTCGACGGCGACGCTCTCGGCGTCGAGCGCGAACACTCACTCGAGGAGTACGAAGTCACCTTCTTCGTCGTCTACGATCCCCGTGACGACCTCGTCTACCGGATCGAGGCCCCCTACGCGTTCACCCGCGATCCCGAGACCCGCGAGCGGTTGACGATCCAGTTGTTACAGGACGTCGCGATCGCTCACGGGCCGCCGACGATCGTCGAAAAGGCGGACGAACTCGCTCGAATCAGTCGCTCGGAGAAACGGTCGCTTCGCGAGACGCTCGAGACGCAGTTCGATACGTCGCAGGATCGAACCTACGACGACCACCGCTGGGCCGACGAACCGTACTAG